The Syntrophorhabdaceae bacterium genome has a window encoding:
- a CDS encoding ASKHA domain-containing protein, whose amino-acid sequence MPPEYRIRFLPIDRIIPAERGENLLEIAMKAGVHINASCGGRGVCGKCRVRIAEGPLESSAHPSLTESDYAAGFRLACASSVAGDAVVEIPLESQVDRSVLRKSTIMSDVDAGAIDEALLCEYGLEPLVKRLNLTLPRPDMQDSVSDAARMVRELAPRVGCEELALSLGVMRNLGTRLRDADWNVTVDVTMSGQREVTYIAKGDREKFHYAVAVDIGTTTIAAQLLACDRGERDRKIVASSSDYNGQISFGEDVISRIMYTRKRGGLKKLQGVVVSTVNLLIGELLEDGHIDPADISHIVVAGNTTMMHLFYGIEAKHIMLAPYTPLSTAFAPVACGEVGLAAGANTRLFAIPGVSSYVGGDIVSGVALSGMTEGDGVSLFMDIGTNGEIVLGNGQWLLCASCSAGPAFEGGGIQFGMRAAPGAIEKVRVNPITLEPMILTIGRMKPLGICGSGLIDIVAELFLAGAIDRNGKFSLETTTERVREGVNGREYVLCFAAETNIERDIVITEIDLDNIMRTKAAVYAGCKVLLGHGGLAFGDLGVVIIAGGFGHSIDVEKAIAIGLLPELPAERFRFIGNASLGGARVAALSRGFFEKAGEVARSMTNLELSDSVQFMGEFMAAMFLPHTDDRAFPEVMRVLKDGSGSQVPGPRP is encoded by the coding sequence ATGCCGCCAGAATACAGGATAAGATTTCTGCCGATAGATCGGATCATTCCGGCAGAAAGGGGAGAGAATTTACTCGAGATCGCCATGAAGGCGGGGGTGCACATCAATGCATCCTGCGGCGGAAGGGGTGTGTGCGGAAAATGCAGGGTACGGATCGCCGAGGGGCCCCTGGAATCATCCGCCCATCCTTCATTGACTGAAAGCGACTATGCCGCAGGCTTTCGTCTTGCCTGCGCCTCCTCGGTCGCAGGGGATGCCGTGGTCGAGATCCCCCTGGAATCGCAGGTTGACAGAAGCGTCCTGAGAAAGTCCACGATCATGAGCGACGTCGACGCCGGGGCCATCGATGAAGCGCTTCTGTGTGAATATGGCCTCGAGCCCCTGGTGAAAAGGCTGAACCTCACACTTCCCCGGCCCGACATGCAGGACAGCGTTTCCGATGCGGCGAGAATGGTGCGGGAACTGGCGCCGAGGGTCGGATGTGAAGAGCTTGCTCTGTCCCTCGGGGTGATGCGCAACCTTGGCACCAGGCTCAGGGATGCCGACTGGAATGTTACCGTTGACGTGACGATGAGCGGTCAGCGAGAGGTCACATACATCGCAAAGGGTGACAGGGAAAAATTCCACTATGCGGTTGCCGTCGACATCGGGACAACGACGATCGCGGCCCAGCTCCTTGCCTGCGACCGGGGCGAAAGGGACAGGAAGATAGTGGCCTCGTCCTCTGACTACAACGGGCAGATCAGTTTTGGTGAGGATGTCATTTCGAGGATCATGTACACGAGAAAGCGCGGGGGGCTCAAGAAGCTTCAGGGTGTCGTCGTGTCCACGGTAAATCTGCTCATCGGTGAACTTCTGGAAGATGGGCATATCGATCCTGCCGACATCAGTCACATTGTCGTGGCGGGGAACACGACAATGATGCACCTCTTCTACGGGATCGAGGCGAAGCATATCATGCTTGCGCCCTATACACCACTTTCGACGGCCTTCGCGCCTGTCGCCTGCGGAGAGGTCGGCCTCGCTGCCGGGGCCAACACACGCCTTTTTGCCATCCCGGGCGTCTCGTCCTACGTGGGTGGAGACATCGTATCCGGCGTGGCGCTGTCAGGGATGACTGAGGGCGACGGGGTTTCACTTTTCATGGATATCGGGACCAACGGTGAGATCGTGCTCGGAAACGGGCAGTGGCTCCTGTGTGCCTCCTGTTCGGCCGGCCCTGCTTTCGAGGGCGGCGGGATCCAGTTCGGGATGCGGGCGGCCCCGGGCGCCATTGAAAAGGTGCGCGTCAATCCCATCACCCTTGAGCCGATGATCCTCACCATCGGGAGGATGAAGCCGCTCGGCATCTGCGGTTCCGGGCTTATCGACATTGTGGCCGAGCTTTTCCTCGCGGGTGCTATCGACCGCAACGGCAAGTTCTCGCTGGAGACAACGACAGAGCGGGTGAGGGAGGGTGTTAACGGCCGCGAATATGTCCTGTGTTTTGCCGCCGAAACGAATATCGAGCGGGACATTGTCATAACGGAGATAGACCTTGACAACATCATGCGGACGAAAGCCGCCGTATATGCCGGGTGCAAGGTGTTGCTCGGCCATGGGGGTCTTGCATTTGGCGATCTCGGTGTGGTTATTATTGCCGGAGGCTTCGGTCACTCCATCGATGTTGAAAAGGCGATTGCGATAGGCCTTTTGCCCGAACTGCCGGCAGAGCGTTTCCGGTTCATAGGGAATGCGTCTCTTGGCGGCGCTCGGGTGGCGGCGCTTTCGCGCGGCTTCTTTGAAAAGGCAGGTGAGGTGGCGCGGTCGATGACAAACTTAGAACTGTCAGACAGCGTGCAGTTCATGGGCGAGTTCATGGCCGCCATGTTCCTGCCGCACACGGATGACAGGGCCTTTCCGGAAGTGATGCGGGTGCTAAAGGACGGTTCCGGGTCTCAGGTTCCAGGTCCCAGGCCGTGA
- a CDS encoding DUF6125 family protein codes for MTIPYNPVHAELEGLPRETLIELIKMYSLNWHTCDGLWFSGVEDRWGTEKALEIDIHMWDVSSRLEARRIKEVLAIPDNAGLDQVMRAINFMSWAAKCSYTIEKNDGIAVLTVTSCPPQEARIKSGKTVFACRPTFEHGFTNVAAVIDPGVKVSCTYCPPGPHPPDSWCRWEFASPKTAG; via the coding sequence ATGACAATTCCGTACAATCCCGTCCACGCCGAACTCGAAGGCCTGCCCAGAGAAACACTTATTGAACTCATCAAGATGTATTCACTGAACTGGCATACCTGCGACGGCCTCTGGTTCTCCGGGGTGGAGGACCGCTGGGGCACCGAGAAGGCGCTGGAGATCGACATCCACATGTGGGATGTCTCCTCGAGGCTGGAGGCGCGGAGGATAAAGGAGGTGCTTGCCATACCGGACAATGCGGGACTGGATCAGGTTATGCGTGCCATCAATTTTATGAGCTGGGCCGCAAAGTGTTCTTATACCATCGAAAAGAATGATGGAATAGCTGTTCTCACCGTCACATCCTGCCCTCCCCAGGAGGCCCGCATCAAATCGGGGAAGACGGTATTCGCGTGCCGGCCCACCTTCGAGCATGGTTTCACCAATGTTGCCGCCGTCATCGATCCCGGCGTCAAGGTATCCTGCACATATTGCCCTCCCGGCCCCCACCCCCCGGACAGCTGGTGCCGGTGGGAGTTCGCGAGCCCGAAGACGGCAGGATAA
- a CDS encoding nitroreductase family protein — MDLFTAMRTRRSCRDYLPDPVGDDVIEKVLEAATWAPSPANMQPWEFLVVTSSVMRGKIFDEAERCRVWAFEKSGWKWLDSYQVGFLKQTPVIIAVVGDPKKTGFDMFTEEGSMGYQAACAAAIQNMHLAACSLGLGSLWFTLFDKKAIREILGIDGAKMPLALICLGKCASPLREVPRKAVKDKTTYLR, encoded by the coding sequence ATGGATCTATTCACGGCTATGCGCACAAGGAGGAGCTGTCGGGATTACCTTCCGGACCCGGTGGGCGATGACGTGATCGAAAAGGTGCTGGAGGCTGCCACATGGGCCCCGTCACCGGCCAACATGCAGCCCTGGGAATTCCTCGTCGTCACAAGTTCGGTAATGAGGGGCAAGATCTTCGATGAAGCCGAGCGATGCAGGGTGTGGGCATTTGAGAAAAGCGGCTGGAAATGGCTTGATTCCTACCAGGTGGGTTTCCTGAAGCAGACGCCTGTCATCATCGCGGTGGTGGGCGACCCGAAAAAGACGGGTTTCGACATGTTCACCGAAGAGGGTAGTATGGGCTACCAGGCGGCATGCGCCGCCGCAATCCAGAACATGCACCTTGCCGCCTGTTCCCTGGGGCTCGGTTCGCTCTGGTTCACCTTGTTCGACAAGAAGGCCATAAGGGAGATACTGGGCATCGACGGGGCAAAGATGCCGCTTGCCCTCATATGCCTGGGAAAATGCGCGTCCCCTCTTCGTGAGGTCCCGCGAAAGGCCGTAAAGGACAAGACGACGTACCTGAGATGA
- a CDS encoding GNAT family N-acetyltransferase, with amino-acid sequence MNLKRDRYVKGSHGRQNTTARILGRARSENREYLMEHESKAILENAGVKTTGTVVVATEEEAVKRARGLGYPVVLKVVSPDVVHKTDSGGVKLNLGSDDDVRQAHRDILSSFKGKNIVGISVQEMAPAGVEAIVGFTRDESFGPVLMFGLGGIFAEVLRDVTFRVLPITADAVQEMIEEIKGFPILKGYRGHAVDMAALRELLLNVSTLAVTHPELKELDINPVFLYPTGCVAVDARIFVDHSPRVSPKTASRTKDDLRALFYPESIAVLGATDSGGKLGYNVMQNLLSHQFKGRLYPINPRKESILGVKAYPSILDVKDPVDTAIIIVPAAAAPKAIEDCCRKGIKYLVVETAGFAETGEAGRKMQTNIKDHIATGRHRLLGPNCSGIINTHHDMVQSIGLIGTLRKGNVGLIAQAGVYAAGILTGLRNVLDFGIIATIGNKMDISEADILEFMGNDANISVIALYMEDVTSGRRFVDVAERVSRKKPVIALKTGRTEAGKKVVSSHTASMAGNDEINSAAFRQTGVIRARDNEHLFSLMRAFSKQPLPKGPGVFVVTYTGSLGVAATDMLYASGLRLAVLEPHVKERLAPFIDDYLNIQNPVDCSFNMDPKQTREIIRIGVESSDVHSIIVVVQGEILESYVETLASIDYKGKPVVCCVACKEFMMDPVIRMERKGIPVYSTPEMAAQVLSEMYGHGRLRSRTRLADLNRFLADRSFDIADRRVHLRLLTQHDIDLWTDFVRSCSPQSLWMRFLSPFAPTPETARRFCDIDPDEEVAVVAETIEEDRKRLVAIARLIKCGPTNQAEYAVIVTDSWQKKTLGRLLLEACLDLSKHLDIRIVNAEILQENFPMNKVLNHCHFTMYAKERNMLLMSRSLE; translated from the coding sequence ATGAACTTGAAAAGGGACCGATACGTCAAAGGCAGTCACGGGCGACAGAATACCACCGCCCGGATACTCGGCCGGGCCCGATCCGAGAACCGCGAATACCTGATGGAACATGAAAGCAAGGCGATCCTCGAAAACGCCGGCGTCAAGACAACGGGTACCGTCGTCGTCGCCACCGAAGAGGAGGCCGTTAAAAGGGCCCGCGGTCTTGGTTATCCCGTCGTCCTCAAGGTCGTCTCTCCCGACGTGGTCCACAAGACCGACTCGGGCGGCGTAAAGCTGAACCTCGGGAGTGATGATGATGTCAGGCAGGCCCACCGGGATATCCTGTCGTCATTCAAGGGCAAAAACATCGTGGGGATCTCCGTACAGGAGATGGCGCCGGCGGGCGTGGAGGCCATCGTCGGATTCACGCGCGATGAGAGTTTCGGCCCCGTTCTCATGTTCGGATTGGGGGGGATCTTCGCCGAGGTCCTCAGGGATGTGACGTTCAGGGTTCTGCCGATCACCGCGGACGCTGTGCAGGAGATGATCGAAGAGATCAAGGGTTTCCCCATCCTGAAGGGATACCGAGGTCACGCTGTCGATATGGCGGCCCTCAGGGAACTGCTCCTCAATGTCTCCACTCTTGCCGTCACGCACCCCGAACTCAAGGAACTCGACATAAATCCCGTGTTTCTTTACCCCACCGGCTGCGTCGCCGTGGATGCCCGCATATTTGTCGACCATTCCCCCCGGGTCTCTCCAAAAACAGCTTCCCGGACAAAGGACGATCTTCGCGCGTTGTTCTATCCCGAGAGTATCGCCGTGCTGGGAGCTACAGATTCCGGAGGTAAACTCGGATACAACGTGATGCAGAACCTTCTTTCCCATCAATTCAAAGGGAGGCTCTACCCCATTAATCCCCGCAAGGAGTCCATTCTCGGAGTGAAGGCCTACCCGTCGATCCTCGACGTGAAAGACCCCGTCGATACGGCGATCATCATCGTTCCCGCCGCGGCGGCCCCGAAGGCCATCGAGGATTGCTGCCGGAAGGGGATAAAGTATCTCGTGGTCGAAACGGCGGGCTTCGCGGAGACGGGGGAAGCCGGCCGAAAGATGCAGACCAATATAAAGGACCACATCGCGACGGGAAGGCACCGTCTGCTCGGCCCCAATTGCTCGGGCATCATCAACACCCATCACGATATGGTCCAATCCATCGGGCTCATCGGCACATTGCGCAAGGGCAACGTCGGGCTCATCGCACAGGCCGGGGTTTACGCGGCCGGCATCCTTACGGGACTGCGCAACGTCCTCGATTTCGGCATCATCGCCACCATTGGCAACAAAATGGATATCAGCGAGGCCGACATTCTCGAGTTTATGGGGAACGATGCGAACATCAGTGTCATAGCCCTTTACATGGAAGATGTGACGAGCGGTCGGCGTTTTGTCGATGTGGCGGAACGGGTATCACGAAAGAAACCTGTCATCGCCCTCAAGACGGGACGGACGGAGGCGGGGAAAAAGGTCGTCTCCTCACATACCGCTTCCATGGCGGGAAACGACGAGATCAATTCAGCGGCATTCCGGCAAACAGGAGTCATCCGCGCCAGGGACAACGAGCATCTTTTTTCCTTGATGCGGGCCTTTTCCAAACAACCTCTGCCGAAAGGCCCCGGTGTCTTCGTCGTTACCTACACGGGATCTCTCGGGGTTGCCGCCACGGATATGCTCTACGCGAGCGGACTGAGGCTCGCTGTCCTCGAGCCTCATGTCAAGGAGCGATTGGCACCCTTTATCGACGACTATCTCAACATACAGAACCCGGTGGACTGCTCCTTCAATATGGACCCAAAGCAGACACGGGAGATCATCCGGATCGGAGTGGAGAGCAGCGATGTCCACAGTATCATCGTTGTCGTCCAGGGTGAGATCCTTGAATCGTATGTCGAAACCCTGGCATCCATCGATTACAAGGGAAAGCCGGTCGTCTGCTGCGTGGCATGCAAGGAATTCATGATGGATCCTGTCATCCGGATGGAGCGGAAAGGCATCCCCGTATATTCCACTCCTGAAATGGCCGCGCAGGTCCTTTCGGAGATGTACGGGCACGGCCGTTTGCGCAGCAGGACACGCCTCGCCGATCTCAACCGATTCCTCGCCGATCGTTCATTCGACATAGCGGACCGCCGCGTTCACCTGAGATTGCTGACACAGCATGATATCGATCTTTGGACGGACTTTGTCAGGAGTTGTTCCCCTCAGTCCCTCTGGATGCGCTTCCTCTCCCCTTTCGCCCCCACGCCTGAGACCGCCCGCCGTTTCTGCGACATCGATCCCGACGAAGAGGTGGCGGTGGTTGCCGAAACCATCGAGGAGGACCGAAAAAGGCTTGTCGCCATAGCCCGCCTCATAAAGTGCGGTCCCACCAACCAGGCGGAATACGCCGTTATCGTCACCGATTCCTGGCAGAAAAAGACGCTCGGCCGTCTGCTCCTCGAAGCCTGTCTTGACCTTTCAAAGCATCTCGATATCCGCATAGTCAATGCGGAGATACTCCAGGAAAACTTCCCAATGAACAAGGTCCTTAACCACTGCCACTTCACGATGTACGCGAAAGAAAGAAACATGCTGCTCATGTCGAGAAGTCTCGAATAG
- a CDS encoding AAA family ATPase — protein MPKVIALAGKGGVGKTTIGGMLVRYLVEKVKKGPVLAVDADPNSNLNEVLGVSVHATIGEAREKLKEDVPAGMSKDNWLEYKVQEAVIEAKGFDLLVMGRPEGPGCYCAANSMAKKYIDALKGNYAFVVVDNEAGMEHMSRLVTQDVDVLYVISDPTPRGILTVSRILSIIGELGLHIRQTVVLVNRFNERDSVVLQRAAEDRDVAIGGTVRNDEDLVRADAAGKTVFELEPSSKSLADAWAIFDRTTGF, from the coding sequence ATGCCTAAAGTTATTGCGTTGGCGGGTAAGGGCGGTGTCGGTAAGACGACCATAGGCGGGATGCTTGTCAGGTATCTCGTGGAAAAGGTGAAAAAGGGGCCGGTACTTGCCGTGGATGCCGATCCGAACTCCAACCTCAACGAGGTTCTGGGTGTGAGCGTCCACGCCACCATAGGCGAGGCCCGGGAAAAGCTCAAGGAGGATGTTCCCGCCGGCATGAGCAAGGACAACTGGCTGGAATACAAGGTGCAGGAAGCGGTCATCGAGGCAAAAGGCTTTGATCTTCTTGTCATGGGAAGGCCCGAAGGCCCCGGGTGTTACTGCGCGGCGAACAGCATGGCGAAAAAATACATCGACGCATTGAAAGGCAACTACGCCTTCGTGGTGGTTGACAACGAGGCGGGTATGGAACACATGAGCAGGCTGGTGACGCAGGATGTGGATGTGCTGTACGTGATATCAGACCCGACACCGCGGGGCATCCTCACGGTGTCGCGGATACTGTCGATAATAGGGGAACTGGGTCTTCACATACGACAGACCGTTGTCCTCGTCAACCGCTTCAACGAGAGGGACAGCGTCGTTCTTCAAAGGGCGGCGGAAGACAGGGACGTGGCCATCGGCGGCACGGTGAGGAACGACGAAGATCTCGTGCGGGCCGATGCAGCGGGAAAGACGGTCTTTGAACTGGAGCCCTCATCAAAGTCCCTTGCTGACGCCTGGGCCATTTTCGACAGAACGACAGGTTTTTGA
- a CDS encoding PAS domain S-box protein, giving the protein MKKKMAQTVLGSRNSLADERRNTADPTGEELYKTLANNLQVGVYISANKRFQFVNLHIQEYTGYPEAEMLEMDPLSVVHPDDTERAARDAGDMLKGLRSAPFEYRLITKEGQIKWIMETVTPIIFKGQKATLGNSMDITERKEAEESLQQLDALKSSILDAIPQAVVGLEDRRINFANTAVEEVFGWHPEDLIGKSVTVFYRNDKEAEEIGRHFYGTLEHQRTYVTEFNCRRKDGRDILCRMRSARIGDALHQRRIVITYEDITEQRRAEQELANSREQLRDLSIYLQSVREKESTRIAREIHDELGQSLTALQMDLAWLGSRLPPGDLSLGVKVQRMSSLVDTTIDSVHRISTELRPILLDDLGLTAAMEWQVGEFQERTGVQCDARFDCKEGAVEKDLATTIFRIFQETLTNVTRHSAATQVRVRLIQKDGELHLEVADNGKGITREQIANPKSFGIVGIRERVNLWGGIVRISGKQRKGTTIKVRIPMHHRRG; this is encoded by the coding sequence ATGAAAAAGAAAATGGCGCAAACAGTACTGGGCTCTCGAAACAGTCTGGCGGATGAACGTCGAAATACCGCCGATCCCACCGGGGAAGAGCTTTATAAGACTCTCGCCAACAATCTTCAGGTGGGCGTATACATCTCGGCAAACAAGCGGTTCCAATTCGTTAATCTCCACATTCAGGAATACACGGGTTATCCGGAAGCGGAGATGCTGGAGATGGACCCCCTCAGCGTCGTCCACCCTGACGACACGGAGAGGGCAGCCAGAGACGCCGGCGACATGCTCAAAGGTCTTCGGTCGGCACCCTTCGAATATCGGCTGATAACGAAGGAGGGACAGATCAAATGGATCATGGAAACGGTGACACCCATCATCTTCAAGGGACAGAAGGCCACCCTCGGCAATTCCATGGACATCACGGAACGCAAAGAGGCGGAAGAGAGTCTCCAGCAGCTTGATGCTCTCAAATCTTCCATCCTTGATGCCATTCCCCAGGCCGTTGTAGGGCTCGAGGACCGGCGGATCAATTTCGCGAACACCGCCGTGGAGGAGGTGTTCGGCTGGCATCCCGAGGACCTTATCGGCAAAAGCGTCACAGTCTTCTACCGGAACGATAAGGAGGCGGAGGAGATCGGCCGCCACTTCTACGGCACCCTGGAGCATCAACGGACATACGTGACTGAATTCAACTGCCGCCGCAAGGATGGCAGGGACATCCTGTGCAGAATGAGATCGGCCCGGATCGGAGACGCATTGCACCAACGGCGGATAGTCATCACCTACGAGGACATCACCGAGCAAAGGAGGGCGGAGCAAGAGCTGGCAAATTCGCGGGAACAGCTTCGCGACCTCTCCATATACCTTCAGTCCGTCCGGGAGAAAGAGAGTACCAGAATAGCCCGGGAAATACACGACGAACTCGGCCAGTCGCTGACGGCCCTCCAGATGGACCTTGCCTGGCTGGGCTCCCGCTTGCCCCCCGGAGACCTCTCGCTTGGTGTCAAGGTGCAGCGCATGAGCAGTCTCGTTGACACAACAATAGACAGCGTGCACCGGATCTCCACCGAGCTCAGGCCCATCCTCCTCGACGACCTGGGCCTTACGGCCGCAATGGAATGGCAGGTCGGGGAGTTTCAGGAACGAACAGGTGTGCAATGCGATGCCCGTTTTGACTGCAAGGAGGGCGCCGTGGAAAAGGACCTGGCCACAACCATTTTTCGCATCTTCCAGGAAACGTTGACGAACGTAACCCGTCATTCCGCGGCAACACAGGTCCGCGTCCGCCTTATCCAGAAGGACGGGGAGCTCCATCTCGAAGTTGCCGACAATGGAAAAGGGATCACCCGGGAACAGATCGCAAACCCCAAATCCTTCGGGATCGTGGGCATCCGGGAACGGGTCAACCTCTGGGGCGGAATCGTGCGTATAAGCGGCAAACAGCGCAAGGGTACGACGATCAAGGTTCGAATACCCATGCACCACAGGAGGGGATGA
- the folD gene encoding bifunctional methylenetetrahydrofolate dehydrogenase/methenyltetrahydrofolate cyclohydrolase FolD, with protein sequence MTARIISGTEVAKQVRERIAQEVITLRETTGVTPGLVTILVGDNPASVSYVTGKQRTARELGFYSVQDDQPEDVSEDSLVELIGKYNDDPAIHGILVQLPLPKHINETRVLYAIDPDKDVDGLHPMNLGRLMIGEARFYPCTPFGIRELLSMGGIETRGAEVVVVGRSNLVGKPISMMLVQKETNANATVTMCHTATRDLAEHTRRADILIVAAGKAKAITADMVKEGAVVIDVGVNRIGMTPEGKAKLCGDVDFESVKEKASVITPVPGGVGPMTITMLMENTLKAARMAAGGK encoded by the coding sequence ATGACGGCGAGGATCATCAGCGGAACAGAGGTCGCGAAGCAGGTTCGGGAGCGGATCGCGCAAGAGGTGATCACGCTCCGTGAGACGACGGGCGTAACGCCTGGTCTCGTGACCATCCTCGTGGGCGACAACCCCGCTTCGGTGAGTTATGTCACGGGCAAACAGAGAACCGCCAGGGAGCTTGGCTTTTATTCCGTCCAGGATGACCAGCCGGAAGACGTATCTGAAGACAGTCTCGTGGAGTTGATCGGAAAGTACAACGATGACCCTGCGATCCATGGCATTCTCGTGCAGCTTCCCCTGCCGAAGCACATCAACGAAACGAGGGTCCTTTACGCCATCGACCCCGACAAGGATGTCGACGGCCTGCATCCCATGAACCTCGGGAGGCTGATGATAGGCGAGGCGCGGTTCTATCCATGCACCCCCTTCGGTATCAGAGAGCTTCTTTCCATGGGAGGCATTGAGACAAGAGGAGCCGAGGTTGTCGTCGTCGGGCGAAGCAATCTTGTCGGCAAGCCCATCTCCATGATGCTTGTCCAGAAGGAGACGAATGCCAACGCCACCGTGACCATGTGCCATACAGCGACCCGCGACCTTGCGGAACATACCCGAAGGGCGGACATTCTCATAGTCGCAGCGGGGAAGGCGAAGGCAATAACCGCCGACATGGTGAAGGAGGGCGCTGTCGTGATCGACGTGGGTGTTAACCGGATAGGCATGACGCCCGAGGGTAAGGCTAAGCTCTGCGGTGACGTCGATTTTGAATCGGTTAAGGAGAAGGCCTCGGTCATCACGCCCGTGCCGGGTGGTGTAGGGCCCATGACGATCACCATGCTCATGGAGAACACGCTTAAGGCGGCCCGGATGGCCGCGGGAGGGAAATGA
- a CDS encoding response regulator transcription factor produces MIRILVADDHTVVREGIKQILAGLDDMIVEDEAESGQDVLAKITTKDYDLILLDISMPGKSGLEVLEDIKVIRPKVPVLILSMHPEEQYAVRMLRAGAAGYLTKASAPQELISAIRKVSKGGKYVTVSLAEKLAFELDAGAQKSRHERLSNREYQVMLMLASGQSVSEVAEEVCLSAKTISTYRTRILEKMGMKKNAELTLYAVKNNLIL; encoded by the coding sequence ATGATACGGATCCTTGTTGCTGACGATCATACGGTGGTCCGTGAAGGCATCAAGCAGATACTCGCCGGCCTCGACGACATGATCGTGGAGGATGAGGCGGAGAGCGGGCAGGATGTACTCGCAAAGATAACCACAAAGGATTATGATCTCATACTTCTCGACATCTCCATGCCCGGAAAAAGTGGATTGGAGGTCCTTGAAGACATAAAGGTCATCCGGCCCAAAGTACCCGTGCTCATTCTCAGCATGCACCCCGAAGAACAGTATGCGGTCAGGATGCTCCGCGCCGGTGCCGCCGGGTACCTTACGAAGGCGAGCGCACCCCAGGAGTTGATAAGCGCGATCCGAAAGGTCTCCAAGGGCGGGAAGTACGTCACCGTCTCACTCGCGGAAAAGCTTGCCTTCGAGCTCGATGCCGGGGCCCAAAAATCCCGCCATGAGCGGCTCTCCAACCGCGAATACCAGGTCATGCTCATGCTCGCCTCCGGCCAGTCCGTAAGCGAAGTGGCGGAAGAAGTCTGCCTCAGCGCGAAGACCATCAGCACCTATCGAACCAGGATCCTCGAAAAGATGGGCATGAAAAAAAATGCGGAACTGACCCTCTACGCCGTGAAGAACAATCTCATTCTTTAG
- a CDS encoding IclR family transcriptional regulator: protein MYSAPVIKKTFEVLSLVVDSKRPLGVTEIARTLALSKSTVFGILKALQEENLIVKSKSTKRYTIGEELFKIAKRVLQGGELSSVARPFLEKLVEDVDETVFLCVREDSVVKVIDTIETRKKLKISSPVGTRLPITASVFCKALLAPMEDNEIRDFLKEKGLPRYTPNSITDLDRFIDEIRVTRKRHYSLDLEEYLMGVRAIATLVYANDYPVGAICILGFTGSMPTDKLPDMAQRLINTAQKISERLSQ, encoded by the coding sequence ATGTATAGCGCGCCCGTCATAAAGAAAACCTTCGAAGTCCTTTCGCTCGTTGTTGACAGCAAGAGACCTCTCGGCGTCACGGAGATAGCGAGAACTCTTGCGTTGAGCAAGAGCACCGTCTTCGGCATACTCAAGGCCCTCCAGGAAGAGAACCTCATCGTGAAAAGCAAATCCACCAAGCGTTACACCATTGGGGAAGAGCTCTTCAAGATCGCAAAGAGAGTGCTTCAGGGCGGGGAACTCAGTTCCGTCGCCCGCCCGTTCCTTGAAAAGCTTGTCGAAGATGTCGATGAAACGGTCTTTCTCTGCGTCCGCGAGGATAGCGTCGTCAAGGTTATCGATACCATAGAAACGCGAAAGAAGCTGAAGATATCGTCCCCCGTGGGGACGCGGCTGCCGATTACGGCATCGGTCTTCTGCAAGGCCCTTCTCGCTCCCATGGAAGATAACGAGATCCGTGATTTTCTCAAGGAAAAAGGCCTGCCCAGGTACACCCCGAACAGCATCACCGACCTCGACCGCTTCATCGATGAGATACGGGTGACACGGAAGCGTCACTACAGCCTCGACCTCGAGGAATATCTCATGGGCGTCAGGGCAATAGCCACTCTCGTCTATGCCAACGATTATCCCGTCGGCGCCATCTGCATCCTCGGCTTCACCGGCTCCATGCCCACCGACAAACTGCCCGACATGGCTCAACGCCTCATCAACACCGCCCAAAAAATATCGGAAAGGCTCTCACAGTAG